A window of Psychroflexus sp. ALD_RP9 contains these coding sequences:
- a CDS encoding DNA-binding protein: MNNLLPILKVQAKKNPRDLEAPERYYLQAVKNGNTNLERLAYLISNQSTVREPDCLAVLHAFVHNMLDELSQGRVVQLGILGNFQIGVNSEGSDLPEDVNRSNLKRVKLNYRPGSRIQKQINQLDFQIKAYEAE; this comes from the coding sequence ATGAATAATTTATTACCAATATTAAAAGTTCAAGCGAAGAAAAACCCAAGAGATTTAGAAGCGCCTGAACGCTATTACCTACAAGCCGTAAAAAACGGTAATACCAACCTTGAACGCTTAGCGTATCTTATTTCAAATCAGTCTACTGTTCGTGAGCCTGATTGCCTTGCTGTTTTACATGCCTTTGTACATAACATGTTAGATGAGCTTTCACAAGGCCGCGTGGTACAACTGGGCATTTTAGGAAACTTTCAAATCGGCGTAAATTCTGAAGGTAGCGATTTACCTGAAGATGTAAACCGAAGTAATTTGAAGCGCGTGAAGTTAAATTACCGCCCTGGATCAAGAATTCAAAAGCAAATCAATCAACTTGATTTTCAGATTAAGGCTTACGAGGCTGAATAA
- a CDS encoding glycosyltransferase family 2 protein, protein MKTNKKRIADFNQNDSTNKPLVSICMLTYNHENFIRESIDSILMQQVDFPIEVLIHDDASTDNTQSILKSYHNKYPGLFKLKLQVKNQRSKFGGGMNPRFNYPRAKGKYIALLEGDDYWTDSLKLQKQVDFLEANEAYSMCFTRFQTKNEVSGLIEKDNNGHYFVGHEQYIDFNFEKFYKGWHIGTQSVVFKKNPDVLKSFHDYKMPRDVHLYTELLKHGKGACLKDFCAMYRITGKGVYTSISKRNQIKKGAEVYEDIYLLNKDNPYLKLKYRKFLRPYLRQLLASKKPLSFIKEALHCYQITGDTSYLKQDLKLFLKTIKSKF, encoded by the coding sequence ATGAAAACAAATAAGAAGAGAATAGCAGATTTTAACCAGAACGATTCAACCAATAAGCCTTTAGTAAGCATATGTATGCTTACTTATAACCATGAAAATTTTATTCGAGAGTCTATAGATAGCATTTTGATGCAGCAAGTTGATTTTCCTATAGAAGTATTGATTCATGATGATGCGTCTACAGATAATACACAATCTATTTTAAAATCTTACCACAATAAATATCCAGGTTTATTCAAATTAAAACTTCAAGTTAAAAATCAAAGAAGTAAATTCGGTGGTGGGATGAATCCACGTTTTAATTATCCAAGAGCCAAAGGAAAATATATAGCATTACTTGAAGGCGACGACTACTGGACAGATTCCTTGAAATTGCAAAAGCAGGTGGATTTTTTGGAAGCAAATGAAGCCTATAGCATGTGTTTTACGCGCTTTCAAACAAAAAATGAAGTTTCTGGTTTAATTGAAAAAGATAATAATGGTCATTATTTTGTAGGTCATGAACAATATATAGATTTTAATTTTGAAAAATTTTATAAAGGTTGGCATATTGGTACTCAAAGTGTCGTTTTTAAAAAAAATCCAGATGTTTTAAAAAGTTTTCATGACTATAAAATGCCTAGGGATGTGCATCTATATACTGAATTGTTAAAACATGGAAAAGGTGCTTGCTTAAAAGACTTTTGTGCCATGTACAGGATAACAGGTAAAGGTGTTTATACGTCTATTAGCAAAAGAAATCAAATTAAAAAAGGCGCAGAAGTTTATGAAGATATATATCTATTAAATAAAGATAATCCTTACTTAAAATTAAAGTATAGAAAATTTTTAAGGCCTTATTTAAGGCAATTATTGGCTAGTAAAAAACCATTAAGTTTTATAAAAGAAGCTTTACATTGCTACCAAATTACAGGCGATACATCCTATTTAAAACAAGATTTGAAATTGTTCTTAAAAACCATAAAATCTAAATTTTGA
- a CDS encoding glycosyltransferase family 4 protein — protein sequence MIYFKLKVFPQISETFIVSNLVYAKQKGFSIKIYTDKYLGLENSSQATLLHKNKIEADVIKPIALSQSYCKKILQAAKMLLNLRVLLAIIPYYKLKRKKNFSPLISLYQYKALKSNLIHVHFNNALSTLLDLKKIRFINPKCIVTYHGYDAFLNDKEDFQRIYGDFYRSNVVAVTTNSNYLKQQVVNLGVEPSKIEVIPIGINFNKFKGSAKQLNNHKTIQLLTVGRLVQLKGQIYVIRAVRDIVNQGYKVKYTMIGDGNYRNVLEEEVNKLNLFQYINFEGAKSQDEIISYLQDSDVFMMPSTYDNATGRREAFGLVSLEAQAAGLPVIGFKSGGFPDTIIEGKTGFAVEDRNHHALVQKIKRLIEHKDFYHQMSSAAINHASQYDFKYTTQKYLDLYKKHGSSI from the coding sequence TTGATTTACTTCAAACTCAAAGTTTTTCCACAAATTTCAGAGACCTTTATTGTTTCTAATTTGGTATATGCCAAGCAAAAAGGTTTTAGTATTAAGATTTATACTGATAAGTATTTGGGTTTAGAAAATTCATCTCAGGCTACTTTATTACACAAAAACAAGATAGAAGCAGATGTAATAAAACCTATAGCATTAAGCCAATCTTATTGCAAAAAAATTTTACAAGCTGCCAAAATGCTACTTAACCTCAGAGTTTTGTTGGCAATTATACCCTATTATAAACTTAAGCGAAAAAAAAATTTTAGTCCGCTTATTAGCTTATACCAATACAAAGCACTAAAAAGTAATTTAATTCATGTACATTTTAATAATGCTTTATCTACGCTTTTAGACCTAAAAAAAATTAGATTTATCAATCCCAAGTGTATCGTGACCTATCATGGCTATGATGCTTTTTTAAATGATAAAGAAGACTTTCAGCGTATATATGGAGATTTTTACCGCTCTAATGTTGTTGCCGTAACCACAAATTCAAACTACTTAAAACAGCAAGTAGTTAATTTGGGAGTCGAGCCAAGTAAAATTGAAGTAATTCCCATAGGTATTAATTTTAATAAATTTAAAGGAAGTGCCAAACAGCTTAACAATCATAAAACTATTCAGCTTTTAACAGTTGGGCGTTTAGTTCAACTTAAGGGGCAAATTTATGTAATAAGAGCAGTTAGAGATATTGTTAATCAGGGTTATAAGGTGAAATATACAATGATAGGAGACGGTAATTACAGAAATGTTTTAGAAGAAGAGGTTAACAAACTTAACTTATTTCAATACATAAATTTTGAAGGAGCAAAATCACAAGATGAAATTATTTCATATTTACAAGACTCAGATGTATTTATGATGCCATCTACTTATGATAATGCCACTGGTAGGAGAGAAGCCTTTGGACTAGTATCATTAGAAGCCCAAGCAGCTGGATTACCCGTTATAGGTTTTAAATCTGGCGGTTTTCCTGATACGATAATTGAAGGAAAAACAGGCTTTGCAGTAGAAGACCGTAATCATCATGCATTAGTACAAAAAATAAAACGACTAATTGAGCATAAAGACTTTTACCATCAAATGTCAAGCGCTGCAATAAATCATGCAAGTCAATACGATTTTAAATACACCACACAAAAGTATTTAGATTTGTATAAAAAGCATGGTAGTAGTATTTAA
- a CDS encoding type II toxin-antitoxin system RelE/ParE family toxin — protein sequence MKLKVIWSNFAESQLDVIFEYYREKASLKIATQLVREIILESEYLKNSPFIGQKEIRLQNRKIEYRYLVYKNYKLIYSINEKEGFIRIADVFDTRQYPAKINRKK from the coding sequence ATGAAATTAAAGGTAATTTGGTCTAATTTTGCCGAAAGCCAACTTGATGTTATTTTTGAATACTATAGAGAAAAAGCAAGCTTAAAAATTGCAACTCAACTTGTTCGTGAAATTATTTTAGAATCTGAATATTTAAAAAACTCTCCTTTTATCGGACAAAAAGAAATCCGGTTACAAAATCGAAAAATTGAATATAGATATTTGGTTTATAAAAATTATAAATTGATCTATTCAATAAATGAAAAAGAAGGCTTTATCAGAATTGCTGATGTATTTGACACTCGACAATATCCAGCAAAAATAAATCGTAAGAAATAA
- a CDS encoding PIN domain-containing protein → MQYLLDTNICVFFLRGLLDYNIIIQDKGLENCYISEITVFELRFGAENSKNSKKSHKAVDRFVQGLSIIPIYGCTERYAKEKVRLRKNGTPMHDEFDLLIGVSAIVNKLTLVTDNTKDFKNLNELKVENWYSR, encoded by the coding sequence ATGCAGTATTTACTAGATACAAATATCTGTGTTTTCTTTTTACGTGGATTATTAGATTACAATATTATAATACAAGACAAAGGACTAGAAAATTGTTACATTTCTGAAATTACAGTTTTTGAATTAAGGTTTGGTGCAGAAAATAGCAAAAACTCAAAAAAATCTCACAAAGCAGTTGATAGATTTGTTCAAGGTCTATCAATAATTCCAATTTATGGCTGTACAGAGAGATATGCTAAAGAAAAAGTAAGATTGAGAAAAAACGGAACACCAATGCACGATGAGTTTGATCTATTGATTGGTGTGTCTGCAATTGTAAATAAATTAACTTTAGTTACGGATAATACAAAAGATTTTAAAAATTTAAACGAATTGAAAGTCGAAAATTGGTATTCTAGATAA